Proteins co-encoded in one Brassica rapa cultivar Chiifu-401-42 chromosome A02, CAAS_Brap_v3.01, whole genome shotgun sequence genomic window:
- the LOC103851419 gene encoding chaperone protein dnaJ 3, with the protein MFRRGPSSKSDNTKFYEILGVPKTASPEDLKKAYKKAAIKNHPDKGGDPEKFKELAQAYEVLSDPEKREIYDQYGEDALKEGMGGGGGGHDPFDIFSSFFGGGGGHPFGGGSSRGRRQRRGEDVVHPLKVSLEDLYLGTTKKLSLSRKALCSKCNGKGSKSGASMTCGGCQGSGMKVSIRQIGPGMIQQMQHPCHDCKGTGETINDRDRCPQCKGEKVVSEKKVLEVAVEKGMQHSQKITFRGQADEAPDTVTGDIVFVIQQKEHSTFKRKGDDLFVEHTLSLTEALCGFQFVLTHLDTRQLLIKSSPGEVVKPDSYRAISDEGMPIHQRPFMKGKLYIHFTVEFPDSLSPDQTKAIEAVLPRPANATLSDMEIDECEETTLHDVNIEDEMRRKAQAQREAYDDDDDDEEGPGGAQRVQCAQQ; encoded by the exons ATGTTCAGAAGAGGACCTTCGAGCAAGAGCGACAACACCAAGTTCTACGAGATCCTCGGCGTCCCCAAGACCGCCTCACCTGAAGATCTCAAAAAGGCTTACAAGAAAGCCGCCATCAAAAACCATCCCGACAAGGGTGGAGATCCAGAAAAG TTCAAGGAGCTAGCTCAGGCTTATGAGGTTCTTAGCGATCCGGAGAAGCGTGAGATCTATGATCAGTACGGTGAGGACGCGCTCAAGGAAGGAATGGGTGGTGGAGGCGGTGGTCATGACCCCTTTGACATCTTCTCCTCCTTCTTTGGTGGTGGCGGTGGACACCCTTTCGGAG GTGGCAGCAGCCGTGGAAGGAGGCAGAGGCGTGGTGAAGATGTTGTTCACCCTCTGAAGGTTTCTCTAGAGGATCTTTATCtcggaacaacgaagaagctctCACTTTCAAGGAAGGCTTTGTGCTCAAAGTGTAACGG AAAGGGTTCGAAGTCTGGAGCTTCGATGACTTGCGGTGGATGCCAGGGATCTGGAATGAAGGTCTCCATCAGGCAGATCGGGCCTGGGATGATTCAGCAGATGCAGCATCCTTGTCATGACTGCAAGGGCACTGGAGAGACCATCAATGATAGGGATAGGTGTCCACAGTGCAAAGGAGAGAAGGTTGTCTCGGAGAAGAAGGTGCTTGAAGTAGCTGTGGAGAAGGGGATGCAGCACAGCCAGAAGATTACATTCAGGGGACAAGCAGATGAAGCG CCTGATACAGTCACTGGAGATATAGTGTTCGTCATCCAGCAGAAGGAGCACTCAACCTTCAAGAGAAAGGGAGATGATCTCTTTGTGGAGCACACCCTCTCTCTAACAGAAGCCCTCTGTGGGTTCCAGTTCGTCTTGACACACTTGGACACAAGGCAGCTTCTCATCAAATCCAGTCCCGGGGAGGTTGTGAAGCCAG ATTCGTACAGGGCGATAAGTGACGAGGGAATGCCGATTCACCAAAGGCCCTTCATGAAGGGCAAGCTGTACATCCACTTCACTGTAGAGTTCCCGGACAGTCTGAGCCCGGACCAGACAAAGGCCATTGAAGCGGTTTTGCCAAGGCCTGCAAATGCGACTCTGAGCGACATGGAGATAGACGAGTGCGAGGAGACGACGCTGCACGATGTGAACATTGAGGATGAGATGAGGAGGAAGGCTCAAGCTCAAAGAGAGGCTTATGATGATGACGACGATGATGAGGAAGGCCCAGGCGGTGCTCAGCGTGTGCAATGCGCCCAGCAGTGA
- the LOC103851421 gene encoding J domain-containing protein spf31, translating into MGDVKVDDDAILKSFLAEVGEVERDNEVVRILSCFKLNPFEHLNLSFDSSTDDVKRQYRKISLMVHPDKCKHPQAQEAFGALAKAQQLLLNDQERDYILTQVQAAKEELKMKRKKQLKKNTASKIKSLVDEGKHEQIYEQSEEFQKELKLKVREILTDQEWRRRKMAMRISEEEGRLKKDEEEQKEIRKKKREHEEQWEGTRENRVSSWRDFMKAGKKAKKGETRPPKLKTEDPNKSYVQRPVKKG; encoded by the exons ATGGGAGATGTTAAAGTAGACGACGATGCGATTCTAAAATCCTTCCTAGCCGAGGTTGGTGAGGTTGAGAGGGACAACGAAGTCGTCAG GATTCTCTCATGCTTCAAGCTGAACCCGTTTGAGCACCTTAACTTATCTTTCGACTCTTCCACGGATGATGTTAAAAGGCAGTACAGAAAG ATATCTTTGATGGTTCACCCTGACAAATGCAAGCATCCGCAAGCACAGGAGGCTTTTGGAG CGTTGGCAAAAGCGCAACAGCTACTGCTGAACGACCAAGAAAGAGATTATATTCTCACCCAAGTCCAGGCTGCCAAAG AAGAGCTTaagatgaagagaaaaaaacagTTGAAGAAAAATACCGCCTCTAAAATAAAGTCCTTGGTTGATGAG GGAAAGCATGAGCAAATATATGAGCAATCTGAAGAGTTTCAAAAGGAGCTGAAGTTAAAGGTCCGAGAGATATTAACAGACCAAGAGTGGCGTAGGAGAAAAATGGCCATGAGG ATATCAGAAGAAGAGGGAAGACTgaagaaagatgaagaagagcaaAAGGAGATACGGAAGAAAAAACGTGAGCATGAAGAACAGTGGGAAGGAACTAGAGAAAACAGG GTATCAAGCTGGAGAGACTTCATGAAAGCAGGAAAGAAG GCCAAGAAGGGAGAGACGCGTCCCCCAAAACTGAAGACAGAGGATCCAAACAAATCATACGTCCAAAGGCCGGTCAAGAAAGGCTGA
- the LOC103851422 gene encoding protein FAF-like, chloroplastic — MACGLSKSLGFSSSLKKQQEGIVTILGGISSNTSSAPSLRRTFSADLSSKNWLSRNESSPMKKLHASSVADEEEGSRSGFDIWAQIQEVKNQTKEEIEPDQTDVWSSILSDKKKAESSDDAVPPPYVHPLVKRASSLSEKSLEICTESLGSETGCEGFASYADAEIEKEEADLTLNVTVTKEEEEAITVPNHTPCMELPRGSFPPPIRSLSSQSGLALHMKTRRDNGRLVLEAVSMPSHNNFSAKRQDGRLLLTFAGISDEPDCEIDIVSDEEDETDELQWSDEEEEVEEEEEVEDEFAYKPSELMYKLAPKPIGPITVHRLAHKPIGVPKTNSRWDELETKTDLSTPVVHSLPPRPRVAQLARLVKPQSTVDDTVGAACFNTCDYSWKLNNTETLGRNTKTQNYINKSIGVGNDGWVNGCKERRRSLLSVEPFCIATS, encoded by the coding sequence ATGGCTTGTGGCTTAAGCAAGAGCCTTGGCTTCTCTTCCTCGTTGAAGAAGCAGCAAGAAGGCATAGTGACCATCCTTGGtggcatttcgtcgaacacttCATCTGCACCTTCGCTCAGGCGGACTTTCTCCGCTGATTTGTCCTCCAAGAACTGGCTCTCTCGCAACGAGTCTTCTCCTATGAAGAAGCTCCATGCCTCCTCCGTCGCTGACGAAGAGGAAGGATCAAGATCTGGGTTCGACATTTGGGCTCAGATTCAAGAAGTCAAGAATCAGACCAAGGAGGAGATCGAGCCGGACCAAACCGATGTATGGAGCTCGATCTTATCCGACAAGAAGAAGGCGGAGTCGAGCGACGACGCGGTTCCTCCGCCGTACGTTCATCCTCTGGTGAAACGCGCCAGCTCCTTGAGCGAGAAAAGCCTCGAGATTTGCACTGAGAGTCTCGGATCCGAGACGGGTTGCGAAGGGTTCGCTTCGTATGCAGATGCTGAGATCGAAAAAGAGGAGGCGGATCTAACTCTCAACGTTACAGTGActaaggaggaagaagaagcaatCACGGTTCCAAATCACACACCATGCATGGAGCTGCCACGAGGTTCGTTTCCTCCTCCGATTCGTTCTCTCTCGAGCCAATCGGGTTTGGCTCTCCACATGAAAACTCGCCGTGACAATGGCCGATTGGTTCTCGAGGCTGTCTCGATGCCGTCGCACAACAACTTCTCCGCCAAGCGTCAAGACGGACGCCTCCTCCTAACTTTTGCGGGAATCAGCGACGAACCCGATTGTGAAATTGACATCGTTAGCGACGAAGAAGACGAAACCGATGAGCTTCAGTGGtccgacgaagaagaagaagtcgaggaggaggaggaggtagAAGACGAGTTTGCGTACAAGCCCAGTGAGCTTATGTATAAGCTGGCACCAAAGCCCATTGGGCCTATAACTGTTCATAGGTTGGCCCATAAGCCTATTGGTGTACCGAAAACAAACTCGAGATGGGATGAGTTAGAAACCAAAACGGATCTGTCGACGCCGGTAGTCCACTCTCTGCCACCAAGGCCAAGGGTGGCTCAGCTCGCTCGGTTAGTGAAGCCACAGTCTACCGTGGACGACACCGTGGGAGCGGCTTGCTTCAACACATGTGACTACTCTTGGAAGCTCAATAACACTGAAACTTTGGGCCGCAACACAAAAACCCAAAACTATATCAACAAATCAATCGGTGTAGGAAATGACGGTTGGGTAAATGGTTGCAAGGAACGTAGGAGGTCTCTCTTGTCCGTGGAGCCTTTCTGCATTGCCACTTCATAA